A single window of Ischnura elegans chromosome 8, ioIscEleg1.1, whole genome shotgun sequence DNA harbors:
- the LOC124163982 gene encoding palmitoyl-protein thioesterase 1, which yields MWKLGPLIIVLNVYIAIISGEASNPVPIVLWHGMGDNCCNSGSMGAIKQFLEESIPGVYVKSIMIGQNPVEDSENSLFLNANKQIEMACKIISEDTQLANGYNAIGFSQGGQFLRALVQRCAQPQMINLISVGGQHQGVYGFPHCYYPTHKWCDYVRKILNYGAYFSWVQNSLVQAEYWHDPVNEDAYKKGSIFLADINNEITINKTYITQLTKLKNFVMVKFNNDTMVEPRESEWFEFYTPGQAKYITSLRKSDIYIQDRLGLRQMDKAGKLHFLSVNGQHLQFTWDWFVKNIVNVFLV from the exons ATGTGGAAATTAGGGCCTTTGATTATTGTTTTGAACGTATACATTGCTATAATTTCGGGAGAGGCCTCTAATCCTGTTCCAATTGTTCTTTGGCATGGAATGG GCGACAACTGCTGCAATTCCGGTAGTATGGGAGCGATTAAGCAATTCCTCGAGGAAAGTATACCTGGAGTCTACGTGAAATCCATCATGATCGGCCAAAATCCTGTAGAG GACTCAGAAAACAGCCTGTTTCTAAATGCAAATAAACAAATTGAAATGGCATGTAAAATTATATCTGAAGATACCCAGCTTGCCAACGGATATAATGCAATTGGATTTTCTCAAGGTGGTCAGTTTTT GAGAGCTCTTGTCCAGCGTTGTGCCCAGCCACAGATGATAAACCTTATTTCTGTCGGAGGGCAACACCAGGGTGTGTATGGATTTCCACATTGCTATTATCCCACTCACAAGTGGTGTGACTATGTCAGGAAAATCCTCAACTATGGAGCATACTTTTC ATGGGTGCAGAATTCCTTGGTACAAGCTGAATATtggcatgatcctgtgaatgaagATGCTTATAAGAAAGGAAGCATTTTCCTTGCTGATATCAATAATGAAATT ACCATCAACAAGACTTATATCACTCAACTAACAAAGCTGAAAAACTTTGTGATGGTGAAATTCAATAACGATACAATGGTTGAACCGAGGGAATCCGAGTGGTTTGAATTCTATACACCAGGCCAAGCTAAATACATCACTTCACTGAGAAAAAGTGATATATACATCCag GATCGCTTGGGGCTTCGACAAATGGATAAGGctggaaaattacattttctctCAGTGAATGGGCAGCATTTGCAATTCACTTGGGATTggtttgttaaaaatattgttaatgtATTCCTtgtataa